The following proteins come from a genomic window of Ammospiza nelsoni isolate bAmmNel1 chromosome 6, bAmmNel1.pri, whole genome shotgun sequence:
- the ISCA2 gene encoding iron-sulfur cluster assembly 2 homolog, mitochondrial produces MAAGRGWAGMAAPAALRRWWMLALGGRTSRCSAPPCPGRALPRPPGGPARPAGSLLRWASSFSEPGPTESGPSEGQIFLSESCVKRLLEIAEGSEFLRLQVEGGGCSGFQYKFSLDTVINPDDRVFEQGGARVVVDVDSLAFVKGSMVDFSQELIRSSFQVVSNPQAEKGCSCGTSFSIKI; encoded by the exons atggcggcggggcggggctggGCCGGCATGGCGGCGCCGGCGGCGCTGCGGCGGTGGTGGATGTTGGCGCTGGGCGGCCGGACGAG CCGCTGCTCCGCTCCGCCGTGCCCAGGCCGAGCGCTGCCGAGGCCCCCGGGcggccctgcccgccccgcTGGCTCCCTGCTGCGCTGGGCGTCGTCCTTCTCCGAGCCGGGCCCGACGGAGAGCGGCCCCAGCGAAGGACAGATCTTCCTCAGCGAGAGCTGCGTGAAG aggctgctggagatTGCAGAAGGATCAGAGTTTCTCAGGCTGCAGGTTGAAGGAGGTGGCTGCTCTGGCTTCCAGTACAAGTTTTCCTTGGACACAGTTATCAATCCCGATGACAG GGTGTTTGAACAAGGTGGTGCCCGTGTGGTTGTGGATGTGGACAGCCTGGCCTTTGTGAAAGGATCCATGGTGGATTTCAGCCAAGAGCTGATCCGAAGCTCCTTCCAGGTGGTGAGCAACCCCCAGGCAGAGAAGGGTTGCTCATGTGGAACTTCCTTCTCTATCAAAATCTGA